In the genome of Spirochaetia bacterium, one region contains:
- a CDS encoding chloramphenicol acetyltransferase, whose amino-acid sequence MNQGYQVIDMNNWKRAMHCQIFRNCIEPSYCVTFELDITNFLKKIREKGYSFTPAFVFTVSACANRIEEFRYRFLDGQVVLYDRINTAFMYLNKETELFKVIRVEMQDTLAQYVIAATKKIKEQKEYFTDPLGNDVFQFSSLPWVSYTHISHTNSGKKDNATPLFDWGKYFQRDGKWVLPFSVQVHHSFVDGIHIGKLADSLQKSLDIL is encoded by the coding sequence ATGAACCAAGGCTACCAAGTAATTGATATGAACAATTGGAAACGAGCAATGCACTGCCAGATATTCAGGAATTGCATCGAACCGTCGTATTGCGTTACCTTTGAATTGGATATTACGAATTTTCTTAAAAAAATAAGGGAAAAAGGATATTCATTTACACCAGCCTTTGTATTCACCGTCTCAGCATGCGCAAACAGAATTGAAGAATTCCGCTATCGTTTCCTGGATGGGCAAGTCGTGCTCTATGACAGGATCAACACAGCTTTTATGTATCTAAACAAAGAAACCGAACTTTTCAAAGTAATCAGAGTAGAAATGCAAGATACCTTGGCACAATATGTCATCGCTGCAACCAAGAAAATAAAAGAACAGAAAGAATACTTTACAGATCCCCTGGGAAATGATGTATTTCAGTTTTCTTCTTTGCCTTGGGTATCATATACACATATTTCACATACGAATTCCGGGAAAAAAGATAATGCTACGCCCCTATTCGATTGGGGAAAATATTTTCAAAGAGACGGGAAATGGGTCTTGCCTTTTTCTGTACAGGTCCATCATTCTTTCGTAGATGGTATCCATATAGGGAAATTGGCAGATTCATTGCAAAAAAGCCTGGATATACTTTGA